Within the Leisingera thetidis genome, the region ATGACAGAAGAAAAATGGGGACAGCTTCGAAACCGGCTGTTGAAGACGGTCGGCCAGAACAATTTCACAACCTGGATCGAGCCCCTGGAATTTGACGCTGTGGACGGCGGGGTCGCCGTCTTCAAGGTGCCGACAAATTTCATGGGAAACTATGTCAGCCAGAACTTTTCAGATCTGATTCTGCATGAGCTGACCATGTCCGGCGAGCCGGTTCAGCGCCTGGCCTTCCGGGTCGCAGTCAACAGCCCGGCACGGCCGGCAAATCCCGCCGGTGCGGCTGAGGCCTACGGCGGTGCGCAGGAGGATCTGGCTGTCATGACCGCACCGGCAGCAGCCTCGGCATCTGCAGCAGGCAAGGACACGCTGGAAGCGCTGCAGGCAGCACCGCTGGACCCTCGTTTCACCTTTGACAGCTTTGTCGTGGGCAAGCCGAACGAGCTGGCCCACGCCGCCGCGCGCCGCGTTGGCGAAGGCGGCCCGGTTACTTTCAACCCTCTGGTGCTCTACGGCGGCGTCGGCCTGGGTAAGACCCACCTGATGCATGCTATCGCTTGGGAACTGAAGGAAAAGAACCCGCAACTGAACGTGCTGTACCTGTCGGCAGAGCAGTTCATGTACCGTTTTGTGCAGGCCCTGCGCGAGCGCAAGATGATGGACTTCAAGCACCTGTTCCGCTCGGTCGACGTGCTGATGGTGGATGACGTGCAATTCATCGCAGGCAAGGATTCCACCCAGGAGGAGTTTTTCCACACCTTCAACGCGCTGGTGGACCAGAACAAACAGATCATCATCTCCGCCGACCGCGCCCCGGGGGAGATCAAGGATCTGGAGGACCGAGTGAAATCCCGTTTGCAGTGCGGTCTGGTGGTGGACCTGCACCCGACCGATTACGAACTGCGTTTGGGCATCCTGCAGACCAAGGTGCAGCTGCAGCGCGAGACCTATCCGGACCTGCGGATCGCCGATGGAGTTCTGGAATTCCTGGCGCACCGGATCTCGACCAACGTTCGCGTGCTTGAGGGCGCGTTGACCCGTCTGTTTGCCTTTGCATCGCTGGTGGGCCGCGAGATCGATATGGACCTGACCCAGGACTGCCTGGCCGACGTGCTGCGCGCCTCGGAACGCAAGATCACCGTCGAGGAGATCCAGCGCAAGGTGTCCGAGTACTACAATATCCGCATGTCCGACATCATCGGCCCGAAGCGCCTGCGCTCCTATGCGCGCCCGCGCCAAGTGGCGATGTATCTGTGCAAGCAGCTGACCAGCCGCAGCCTGCCGGAAATCGGCCGCCGCTTCGGGGGGCGCGACCACACCACTGTGATGCATGGTGTGAAGCGCATCGAGGAACTGAAGACCACCGACGGGCAGATCGCCGAAGATGTGGAAATGCTGCGCCGGTCGCTGGAAGCCTGACGCGCAGCCGCACCCCGGATTGATTGACTTGCGGCTCCGGTTTCCGGGGCCGTTTTTTCTGTGCAGGTCCGGCCGGGATTGCGGCGTGCGGCCCATAATGCAGCTGAATACCCGGCATTACGGAAAATTAAGTTTCCCCGGCCTCGAAATCAGCCATAACGCGGCCTGTACAGGAGCGCCGCATGACACCGCACATCACTGAAAACATGGATACGCCCCGCGGTCTGGCCTTTGCCGTCACCGCCTATCTGCTGTGGGGGGTTCTGCCGCTCTACATGAAGGCGCTGTCCCATATCCCCGCGGCTGAGGTTGTCACCCACCGGGTGATCTGGTCGGTGCCGGTCGCCGGAGCGCTGCTGATCGTCCTGCGCCGGACCAGGGACCTGCGGGCAGCGTTGAAGACCCCCCGGATGCTGGGCATGGCCTGCATCACTGCGGCGCTGATCTCGGTCAACTGGGGGATCTACGTCTGGTCGATTGCTGCGGGGCGGGCGCTGGATGCGGCGCTTGGATATTACATCAACCCGCTGTTCAGCATCGCGCTGGGTGCCTTGCTGCTGCGCGAACCGCTCAGCAAGGCGCAACTGGCGGCCGTTGCCCTGGCCGCAGCCGCAGTGGTGGTGCTGACGCTGGAAGCGGGCCGGGTGCCCTGGGTGGCGGTTGGCCTCACCCTGTCCTGGGGGTTCTATGCCTTCTTCAAAAAGTCCCTGCCGATCGGCCCCAACCAAGGGTTCCTGCTGGAGGTCCTGATTCTTCTGCCGCCGGCCTTGGGGTACTTCGGTTATCTCATGGCTACCGGCAACAGCAGTTTTGGCGCGTCACTTAGCGACACTTCGCTGCTGTTGGGCTGCGGCGTGGTCACCGCGGTGCCGCTCATTGTCTATGCAAACGGCGCCAAACTGGTGCGGCTCTCGACCATGGGAATCTTGCAATATATCGCACCGACGATGATCATGCTGGCGGCGGTGCTGCTGTTCGGCGAAGAATTCGGCCGCGCCCGCATGATTGCCTTTCCGATGATTTGGGCGGCCTTGGTGATCTACACGCTGCCGATGGTGCGGAAGATGCGCAAATGTCCCGGCTGAGGGCGCTTATTCGCCTGTCGGTGCCTGCTCGACCACGCCGACAACCGGCCCCATCATGAAGCCCGCATCGCTGCGCCCCAGCTGCGGCGCGTGCAGGCGCGAGATATTGCCGTCGAAGTACAGCGCATTGGGCAGTTCCAGGTAATCGCGGAACAGGCTGCCGAACTGGTGGAAGGTCACCGCATTGCGCGAGATGGCAAAAACCACCCTTGTGCCATCGGCTGAGGTGCCTGCCCCGTTGCGCACATAATAGCTGTCCGAATCGGCCAGAAAGCGCGGGTGCAGTTCTCCATCGATCACCAGCATCGGCCCCGACTGAGTGGCGTGCGAGCAGGCAGGAGCTGCCTTTTCAAAGGCCAGTGTTTCGAACACATCGGCGCGGCCTTTGCGGATGCACAGGACGCCGTTGGGCAACAGGCCGAAATTGCCGGGCCCGGCACTGGTCACCAGCCGCATCTCCTGCGCACCGTCCTCGACATAGAGACCCACAGGAGAGCGGTCGGTGTGGTACATCCCGGCATTGGTGGCAAAGGCCAGCACCTTGCCGTCCTTTGCCAGCGCTGCATCCAGGGTCGAGAAATGCCCGTAGACCCGGCCGTCGCCATCCTTCAGAAACAGCCGCAGCTGTTCCCGGGCCGCATCCACCTCGCAGACTGAATAGCGGTTGCCCTCATAGGCCACATCACGGCATTCGACCGCGCTTGCAGCCGGGGCAGCCCAGAGCGCGGCCAGCAGCAAGGCGGCCTTGCGGATCACTCTTCGGTGTCGCGGCGCACCGCGTCCTGGCTCAGCATCCGGCGGGTTTCATCCATCTGGTCGAAGGTTTCGTCCAGCCGGAAGCGCAGATCGGGGGTGAATTTCAGCCCCAGCTTCTTGCCCACCATACGGCGCAGCTCGCTCTTGTTGCGGGCCAGAAGCTTCAGCACATCCTCTTGCCCCTTGCCGCCCAGAGGCAGCACAAAGGCGGTGGCGATTTTCAGATCAGGCGAGGTGCGGACCTCGCCCACGGTGATCGACATGCGGTTCAGCTCCGGGTCATGCACATCGCCGCGCGCCAGCACCTCGGAGAGGGAGCGGCGGATCAGCTCGCCGACGCGGAGCTGGCGCTGGGATGGACCAGGGCCATCGTGGAATTTGTTCTTTGCCATATTCCCGATCTAAGCCGGATCGCAGGCTTTGCCAAGCGCTGCCCGGCGATGTAGGAGAATTCCAGCTTGAACAAGGGAATGGGCCAATGACTCACAAACCAGGGATCGTGATTACCGGTGCATCGGGCCGTATGGGGCGGATGCTGATCAAGACCGTGCTGGAGAGCGATAAGGCCACTTTGGTTGGCGCGGTCGAGCGCGAGGGCCACGACTGGGTTGGCCGCGACGTGGGCGAAGCGATGGGTGGGGCGGCGGTTGGCGTTACTGTCACCGCGGATGCATTGGAGGCGTTTTCCAAGGCGCAAGCCGTGATTGACTTCACCGCGCCAGAGGCGACGCTGGCGTTTTCAAAGCTGGCAGCCCAGGCCCGCGCCGTGCACGTGATCGGCACCACCGGCATGACGGATGCGCAGATCGCCCAGCTGGAACCGGCCTCCCGCCACGCTGTGATCGTGCGCGCGGGCAATATGAGCCTTGGCGTGAACCTCCTGGTGCAGCTGACCAAGAAGGTCGCTGCCGCGCTGGACGAGGATTTCGATATCGAAGTCATCGAGGCACATCACCACCACAAGGTGGACGCGCCCTCCGGCACTGCGCTGATGCTGGGCGAGGCAGCGGCCGAGGGCCGCGGGGTCAAGCTGGCGGATGTGCGTGATTCCGGCCGTGACGGCATCACCGGCGCCCGCAAGCGCGGCGACATCGGCTTCACCGCAATCCGCGGTGGCGACATTGTGGGGGAACATGACGTGCTGTTTGCCGCTGCTGGCGAGCGCATTGTGCTGCGCCATCTGGCCACCGACCGCGCCATCTTTGCCCGCGGTGCGCTGAAAGCTGCGCTCTGGGGGCAGGACAAGGCGCCCGGCCAGTATGACATGGTGGACGTGCTGGGGCTGTAAGGCTTTGAGAGCGGCTCTTCAGCGCCGCTGCCTCCGGCGGGAGTACTTAGGAAAAGATGAAAGCCGTTTCACCTTTGAAAAGTACTCTGGGGGTGAGCAGGCTGTGCCTGCGAGGGGGTAAAACCCCCTGACCGCCGCTCAAAAATCTACGGCGATGCCTTTTTTCTCCCAATCGCCATAGCGGGCGGGGTCAGGACCGTCGCGGCCGCCCAGCTCCTTTGGGCACGGTTCTTGCGTCCCGGCGTCCCGGCGGCGTTCTTCGGCTTCGGCCAGCGCACGCAGGGCGGCGGGCGGCAGGTCTGTCTTTTCGGGCGCAATCTCTTTGTTCATCGCGGGTTCCTTTATGCTCGCACCATGATATACGCCCCTGTCCGGCGCAAACAACCCGCGACCTAGGAGATGCCAGATGTCCGATGCCAATCACGCCCGCCGCACCGCTGTCTACCTGCTGGACCAGGTCATGGGAGAAGGGCGGCTTCTGGCGGAATGTTATGCTGCGGGGGCGCTGGAGAAGCTGGCTCCGGAAGACCGCGCGCGGGCGCAGCGGCTGGCAGTAGAAACCCTGCGCGGGCTTGAGCGCGCCGACCGGATCCTGAAGAAGCACTTGAAGAAAACGCCGCCGCTCATGGTGATGAATGTGCTGCGGCTGGGCACAGTCGAGCTGTGTTCTGGCGGCGCGGCGCATGGGGTGGTGAATGCGATGGTGGCCATTGTCTCCAAGCACCGCCGCCATGGCCAGCTCAAAGGCCTTGTCAATGCGGTTTTGCGCAAAGTGGCCGAGGACGGCCCGGCGGAGTGGGCCAAGCTGCGCACGCCGCGCCTGCCGAACTGGCTGCGCAAGCCGCTGGTGCAGGCGTGGGGCGCCGAGGTGATGCTGAGTATGGAAGCTGCGCACTTCGCAGGCGCACCGCTGGATATCACCGGCAAGCCCGGCGTAGGCTTGCAGGCGTTAACCGGGGAACAGTTGCCGACAGGAACGCTGCGGATCACCGGTGCTGGGCAGGTGTCGGCGCTGCCGGGGTACCAGGCTGGCGATTGGTGGATTCAGGACGCCGCTGCCGCAATGCCTGCCCGTATTCTGGACGTCCAGCCCGGCGAACGAGTTCTCGAACTGTGCGCGGCGCCGGGCGGCAAGACCATGCAGATGGCTGCTGCGGGTGCCAAGGTGACGGCGGTGGACGCTTCTGAGCCGCGAATGGAGCGGCTCAGGGAAAACCTCGCGCGTACAGGGCTGGCAGCTGAGCTGATTGTGGGTGATGCGCTGGAGCAATCCGGCTTGTTCGACGCGGTGCTGCTGGACGCGCCCTGTTCCGCCACCGGCACCATCCGCCGCCATCCGGATCTGCCGCAGGCCAAGGATGGCAGCGACTTCGGGGAGCTCATTGAGTTGCAGGCGCGGATGCTGGCCCATGCCTGGTCGCTGGTGAAACCCGGCGGACGGCTGATGTATTGCACCTGCTCCTTGCTGCCGGATGAGGGCGAATGCCAGGTCGAGGACGCGCTGGAGATGTTCCCGGAGATGGCGGCTGACCGCGAGGCACTGGCGCTGCCCGGCGTGGAGCCGGAATGGATCACCGAAGAAGGCGGGTTGCGTCTGCGCCCTGATTACTGGCCGGAGCGAGGCGGCATGGACGGTTTCTATCTGGCCCTGCTGCGCAAATCCGCATGACCCCGGGGCGTCACCGGCATTCGCCGGTGACTTGATCCAAACCCCGCGTTATGCTCGCGCCAAAACGCCCCGGAAATATCCACTGGCGTGAGGCAAAAGAGCATGTCCACTTATGACAGAATGGCAGGCCGCGGCACTCGCCTGCTGAACCGGTATTACGCCTGGCGGGCGCGCAGCCAGCCTGCTGCCACCGGCTTTGTCTCGCAGCCGGAACCGCGCACAATCGGCAGCTTCGCCCGTGGCCGCCAGCTGGTGGCGGGCAATTTGCTGTTTGCCGGCTACCTGATCGAATCGCCCGACACCGGGCTGTGGGAAGTTGCCGCCCCGGATGCCGCCTTTGATGCCGAACGGCACGGTTTTGCCTGGCTTGATGATCTGGCCGCGGTGGGCGATTTCAAGGCCCGCGCCAAGGCGCAGAAATGGGTCTGGGGCTGGATCGAACAGCATGGCCGCGGCGGCGGGCTGGCCTGGCTGCCGGATCTGACCGGCCGGCGGGTGATCCGCTGGATCAACCACGCGCTGTTCCTGCTGAGCGGCAAGCACAAGGACGAGACGGAAGCTTTCTACGGCTCACTGGCACGGCAGACCTGGTATCTGTCCCAACGCTGGCAGGGGGCCGCGCCCGGGCTGCCGCGGTTTGAGGCTCTGTGCGGCCTGATCTACGCGGGTCTTGCTCTGCAGGGGCGCGAAGAACTGGCCGATCCGGCGGTCAGGGCGCTGGCAGCGGAGTGCGGGTCCCAGATCGACGATCAGGGCGGGTTGCCGACCCGCAACCCGGAAGAGCTGCTGGAAGTCTTCACTCTGCTGTCTTGGGCCGCTGCCGCCCTGCACGAAGCCGGGCGCATGGTGCCGCCCGCGCAGTCCGCTGCCATTGAGCGCATTGCGCCGACTTTGCGCACCCTTCGCCACAGCGATGGCGGGCTGGCGCGGTTCCATGGCGGCGGCCGCGGGCTGGAGGGGCGGCTGGACCACGCGCTTGCCGCCAGCCATGTGGCAGAACGCCATGCGGACGGGCTGGCGATGGGCTTTGCCCGGCTGTCGGCGCGGCGTACCTCGGTGATCGTGGACGCTTCCGCTCCGCCCAAGGGCAAGGCGTCTTACAACGGTCACGCGTCGACCTTGGCGTTTGAGCTGACATCGGGCCGGCGGCCCCTGATCGTGAACTGCGGCTCGGGCGAATCGTTTGGCGTTGAATGGCGCCGGGCCGGGCGGGCCACGCCCTCGCACACCACGCTGTGCATCGAGGGGCACTCCAGCGCCCGGCTGGCGCCGCCGCACAGGACCACTGGTCATGAGGAGCTGATCGAAGCCCCGGACGAGGTGCCTCTGGAAGTCGCCGACCTAGCCGGCGGCAGCCGCTTTCAGGGAGGGCACAACGGCTATGCCGCCCATTTCGGCCTGACTCATGCCCGTACCCTGGACCTGTCGTTTGACGGGCGCGGCCTCAGCGGCGAGGACATGCTGGTGGCACTGGATGAGACCGCCAAGCGCCAGTTTTCAAAGGTGCGGGATGCCAGCCAGAACGGCGGCATCGGCTTTGACATCCGTCTGCACCTGCACCCGGAGGTGGACGCAGCCCTTGACTTGGGCGGCGCGGCGGTATCCATGGCGCTCAAGAGCGGGGAGATCTGGGTGTTCCGCCATGACGGCAGCTGCCAGCTGCGGCTGGAGCCGAGCGTTTTCCTGGAAAAGACCCGCTTGAAGCCGCGTGCGGCAAAGCAGATCGTTTTATCCGGGCGAGCGATGGGATATGCCACCCGCGTCCGGTGGACGCTCAGCAAGGCGCAGGAGACTGCCATTGCCGTGCGAGACCTGAACCGGGACGAACCCGATACGTTTGACTGAGCCTTTGCAAAGGACCGCCCTGCCATGACCGACCTTCACCCCGTACGCCGTGCGCTGCTTTCCGTATCCGACAAGACCGGCCTGATTGAGCTGGGCAAGGCGCTGGATGCGCGCGGTGTTGAACTGCTGTCCACCGGCGG harbors:
- a CDS encoding RsmB/NOP family class I SAM-dependent RNA methyltransferase, with product MSDANHARRTAVYLLDQVMGEGRLLAECYAAGALEKLAPEDRARAQRLAVETLRGLERADRILKKHLKKTPPLMVMNVLRLGTVELCSGGAAHGVVNAMVAIVSKHRRHGQLKGLVNAVLRKVAEDGPAEWAKLRTPRLPNWLRKPLVQAWGAEVMLSMEAAHFAGAPLDITGKPGVGLQALTGEQLPTGTLRITGAGQVSALPGYQAGDWWIQDAAAAMPARILDVQPGERVLELCAAPGGKTMQMAAAGAKVTAVDASEPRMERLRENLARTGLAAELIVGDALEQSGLFDAVLLDAPCSATGTIRRHPDLPQAKDGSDFGELIELQARMLAHAWSLVKPGGRLMYCTCSLLPDEGECQVEDALEMFPEMAADREALALPGVEPEWITEEGGLRLRPDYWPERGGMDGFYLALLRKSA
- the rarD gene encoding EamA family transporter RarD; its protein translation is MTPHITENMDTPRGLAFAVTAYLLWGVLPLYMKALSHIPAAEVVTHRVIWSVPVAGALLIVLRRTRDLRAALKTPRMLGMACITAALISVNWGIYVWSIAAGRALDAALGYYINPLFSIALGALLLREPLSKAQLAAVALAAAAVVVLTLEAGRVPWVAVGLTLSWGFYAFFKKSLPIGPNQGFLLEVLILLPPALGYFGYLMATGNSSFGASLSDTSLLLGCGVVTAVPLIVYANGAKLVRLSTMGILQYIAPTMIMLAAVLLFGEEFGRARMIAFPMIWAALVIYTLPMVRKMRKCPG
- a CDS encoding DUF1674 domain-containing protein, with the protein product MNKEIAPEKTDLPPAALRALAEAEERRRDAGTQEPCPKELGGRDGPDPARYGDWEKKGIAVDF
- the dnaA gene encoding chromosomal replication initiator protein DnaA; its protein translation is MTEEKWGQLRNRLLKTVGQNNFTTWIEPLEFDAVDGGVAVFKVPTNFMGNYVSQNFSDLILHELTMSGEPVQRLAFRVAVNSPARPANPAGAAEAYGGAQEDLAVMTAPAAASASAAGKDTLEALQAAPLDPRFTFDSFVVGKPNELAHAAARRVGEGGPVTFNPLVLYGGVGLGKTHLMHAIAWELKEKNPQLNVLYLSAEQFMYRFVQALRERKMMDFKHLFRSVDVLMVDDVQFIAGKDSTQEEFFHTFNALVDQNKQIIISADRAPGEIKDLEDRVKSRLQCGLVVDLHPTDYELRLGILQTKVQLQRETYPDLRIADGVLEFLAHRISTNVRVLEGALTRLFAFASLVGREIDMDLTQDCLADVLRASERKITVEEIQRKVSEYYNIRMSDIIGPKRLRSYARPRQVAMYLCKQLTSRSLPEIGRRFGGRDHTTVMHGVKRIEELKTTDGQIAEDVEMLRRSLEA
- a CDS encoding heparinase II/III family protein, translated to MSTYDRMAGRGTRLLNRYYAWRARSQPAATGFVSQPEPRTIGSFARGRQLVAGNLLFAGYLIESPDTGLWEVAAPDAAFDAERHGFAWLDDLAAVGDFKARAKAQKWVWGWIEQHGRGGGLAWLPDLTGRRVIRWINHALFLLSGKHKDETEAFYGSLARQTWYLSQRWQGAAPGLPRFEALCGLIYAGLALQGREELADPAVRALAAECGSQIDDQGGLPTRNPEELLEVFTLLSWAAAALHEAGRMVPPAQSAAIERIAPTLRTLRHSDGGLARFHGGGRGLEGRLDHALAASHVAERHADGLAMGFARLSARRTSVIVDASAPPKGKASYNGHASTLAFELTSGRRPLIVNCGSGESFGVEWRRAGRATPSHTTLCIEGHSSARLAPPHRTTGHEELIEAPDEVPLEVADLAGGSRFQGGHNGYAAHFGLTHARTLDLSFDGRGLSGEDMLVALDETAKRQFSKVRDASQNGGIGFDIRLHLHPEVDAALDLGGAAVSMALKSGEIWVFRHDGSCQLRLEPSVFLEKTRLKPRAAKQIVLSGRAMGYATRVRWTLSKAQETAIAVRDLNRDEPDTFD
- the rbfA gene encoding 30S ribosome-binding factor RbfA — encoded protein: MAKNKFHDGPGPSQRQLRVGELIRRSLSEVLARGDVHDPELNRMSITVGEVRTSPDLKIATAFVLPLGGKGQEDVLKLLARNKSELRRMVGKKLGLKFTPDLRFRLDETFDQMDETRRMLSQDAVRRDTEE
- the dapB gene encoding 4-hydroxy-tetrahydrodipicolinate reductase, whose product is MTHKPGIVITGASGRMGRMLIKTVLESDKATLVGAVEREGHDWVGRDVGEAMGGAAVGVTVTADALEAFSKAQAVIDFTAPEATLAFSKLAAQARAVHVIGTTGMTDAQIAQLEPASRHAVIVRAGNMSLGVNLLVQLTKKVAAALDEDFDIEVIEAHHHHKVDAPSGTALMLGEAAAEGRGVKLADVRDSGRDGITGARKRGDIGFTAIRGGDIVGEHDVLFAAAGERIVLRHLATDRAIFARGALKAALWGQDKAPGQYDMVDVLGL
- a CDS encoding phosphodiester glycosidase family protein; protein product: MIRKAALLLAALWAAPAASAVECRDVAYEGNRYSVCEVDAAREQLRLFLKDGDGRVYGHFSTLDAALAKDGKVLAFATNAGMYHTDRSPVGLYVEDGAQEMRLVTSAGPGNFGLLPNGVLCIRKGRADVFETLAFEKAAPACSHATQSGPMLVIDGELHPRFLADSDSYYVRNGAGTSADGTRVVFAISRNAVTFHQFGSLFRDYLELPNALYFDGNISRLHAPQLGRSDAGFMMGPVVGVVEQAPTGE